ggtctacaagagctacttccaggacaggccccaaaagctacggagaaaccctgtctcaaaaaaatccaaaaaaaaaaaaaaaaagacactgtgaAGGAAATTTAATGACCAGGGTAAAAGAATACGACTCAGCATACACTGCCTTTTAAATTGCTTTATTAGTTTCAATTCATGAAAAAAGATTTCCTTTTAAACCGCATTAAATTGTCATGCTGATAGGAATGTTTAGAATTAGATGCAACAATAAAGCATGTTTACGTAGATAGAAACAGTTGGGTGGAAACAGCGAAAGTTTACAGAAAAAGTACCTCACTAAATACCAGCTTGTAAAACAGAGGCCAATTTAATAGCTCGGTGAAAAACTGCGATTTTAAGGTATGAGGCAAAAGTCATAGTGATTGTCAGGTTCCGGTGTTTGGAAACGCCCGTAAGGCCTCATCTGTTGCTCCCTAGTCTTTTTCTTGATTTCCATCACCTGTCCTACAAACTTTCCAGCATCCTCTCCCCCTTCATTGTGCTCAACACGTCTATTTGGTATGGCCCATCGAAAATTAGGCACAAGTCGCCTGACTAGTCCCATTCTGACATTTCCCCCGGACTTCTTGTTTTTAACCTCTTCCAAGAGCTGCAATTCTTCTTCTTCACGTTGCTTGGAGGCCTTCCTTCCTGCGTGGTCTCTTTCATCGTTCTGCACAGCGAGATCTTTTAAGACCTGTTGCTCTTTGGACGCCATGATTCCTAGGAAACAAGACATAGATAGGACTGCTTTCTCCGCAGACTGATCAGCTCATAGAACACAGGCTCAGGCGTGGGTctgaaccccccacccccaccccagaagtCCATCATTTCCCCTGCGAACCCATTTCCAAGGCTCTGGCACTTACAAAAATAGAGGACGGGAATGAAAGAAGAGGATAAAAAGTAGAGGGAAAAGTTGGGCTCTGGGATGTGGGACTCAGCTTTGCCCAGGTCCCCTTTCCCCGCTCTCAGGCCTCCAGGcctgtcccagcacccacctgggcCTATCTTTGCCTTCTCCTGGGGGGCGATGCTCACCACCAGGTGCGCTGCGAAGCTGGACTCCTGGGACCTGCGAACAAACCAGGCAGGAGGGGGGTCGGTGATGGGATGGGGGAacggagggaggggagaaggaaggacccGCGGCGCCTCCCTGGGTACCCCCGCCCCAGCCCAGGTTCTGCCCGCCGCCACggccgcccccgccccgccccgccccgccccgccgaCCAGCCCTGGGCACCGGAGCTGCAGGGGAGCCGGCCAGGGGGGCTGGGGAAGCTGTCGCGGGGCGCAGGCTCCAGCTCCCCGAGGTCTCGGCCCGGGCCCGTCCCCGTCAGACCAGCCGCGCCGCTGCGCGCACAGGAACGGCCACCTGCTGCCTTGGCCTGAGCTGCGACAGCGGGGCCGGGGGTCGCCGCGCCCCGACGACGGGCTCCGCAGGCCCGGGCCGCCGCCTCCCtcacctgctcctcctgctcctgctgtccGCGCTGTCCGGACCCGCGCTCTGCGCCAGCAGCTGCGAGACCGGGAACAGGTGCCTGGCCGGGATGGCGGGCTGGAGGGAGTGAGCAGGGGCAGGTCCAGAGACCCGGAGAGGGGCGTGAGCCTGCGTGGGCCGGTCACGTGATCCGCGTCACAGGCCAAGctccgccccgcccccgcccctccGCCTGCCCCGAGGGTCTTGCCAGGCAAAGTCCTGGCCCATTCCTCACCTGCTGGTCACTCTGACCTCTTCAGCCTGGACCCCATCACTCTGAGCCCTGGGGCATTTCTTTGTCTGATAGAGATAGGCAGTGTGTGCTCCAAGGGCTGTTAGCCATTCCCAGGTCTCTGGGGGATTGATTTTCCCTCTTGTCTGTTTTCAGGATGCCCCTCTGGGGTGCCCTCTCTGTTCCCAAACCTGGATTCTTGTCTCAGAATTCAAATGAAGGTAAGGGCTGGtgagatcgctcagtggttaaagtgcaTATTGGGCAAGCGTGAGCATCCCCAGAACTCGAGTAAATACAAAACACGTGTAAACGTCTTCTGGAAAGCTGGTAATTCCAACTTCAGAAGGTGGAGAGGGATCCCGAGAGCAAGCTTGCTAGCTAGAGTTTTGGGAGCTCTGGCTTTGACAGAAACACCCTACCTCAATGAATAATGTTGAAGagcaatgggaaaagattttcacagGTGCATGGcaaacacaccatacacatgaaaagtggaggaaaaaataatttaaatggagGAAAAACAATAGTAAAAATTCATgcaatattcaaaagaaaaataaaattgtcacGAAAGTATTTATGATGCGCAAGATGTCAAAAACTTAAACACATACAACATCTGCTCCGCCTACTCCACTTCAAATTGTAGTTTCTGCATTCGCAGAAATGCTGGaaacaatgagaaaatgaaataagggtggatttttccttaatttttcctctttttttttctttctttcttttttcccaagcCCTAATTTTTCTTAATACTTTATGTGTCTTGCTCGTTTTCTGAAATGAAGTTTACTTAGGTttttgtgttggtttttgttttttgagatagggtttctctgtgtagcagccctagctgtcctaggaACTCAActcaatagaccaggctggcctcaaactcaccgaaatccacttgcctctgcttcccaagtgctgggatcaaaagcgtgtgccatcaccactgcacaataaagtttatttttacattaactTTATCTTGATTTACTACTATGGCAAATTTCCAACTTATTAAAATTACAGAATAATACTATAGAAAGAAGTACTTAACTCCTAGGTTCCAGTGTCTTCTTTATTCCTAGCTACTTCATGGACTTAGACATACTTCAAAGTCAGGGGCATATTTCTAAGATAAAGACTCTCCACCTGTAGTCACTGttcctttaaacacacacatgctcatgcacagacacatttatttataaatatatcaaattcctagttgttttatgtttttaaggcTTTGGtttagaagctaaataagacctGCATATTTTAGCCGGGGAGTTTGATTAATTGCTCTAtgtcctaatttttaaaaaatctatatatTCATACATTTCAATTTCATCTTCAATTCAACCTTCAATGAGACAGTCATTTGTAGGACATATCTTCACAACCTGTGTCTTGCAGTTACCATCACAAcattttgtttgttcgttttacTATCAAATGAAAGCTTATTGGAGAACAGATTACATTTATGTCTACTTTCTACTCAGGTTCTTTCAGGGGAGCATCTTTGACTCTCCATTTGTTGTTTgacaaaataaatatcatttattacttttttctgttttccccttATGATTTTAGCTGGAGTACTGGTATAGAGATTTCCTGTTTGAGGGTTGTCTCCCTACAGAGAGAGCCTTGTGAATCGAGTTTATCAAGATGACATTCACGTGTCAAagtggaaaggaaaaagaacgGCGAGAAAAGGGGCAGCCTTAGAGTTTTTCACAGCTAAGATCCATGGGTGGGCCAGGCTTCATGAGTGTGTAACACAGTGCTCTGATCAGAAGTCTTTCTACTTGCCTTAATGATCTGGTGCCGTGTTAAAATTCTTAAGggcttttacttctttttattttttttatattttgaggtttttttgagacatggtttctttgtgtagccttgggtgtactaactctatagaccaggctggccttgaactcacagagatccttttgcttctgcctcccgagtgctgggattaagggtgtgcagttctgtctgtctgtctgtctgtctgtctgtctctctctctctctctctctctctctctctctctctctctgtctccttccctccctccctccctccctccctccctccctccctccctcttttcctctctccctccctccctcctttccttcctttttttgaatATTCCTCTAATGCTGCTTGGGCCCCAATATCAAACcgactatttttatttatttatttattttggtttttcaagacagggtttctctatgtaacaacccttgctgtcctagaactccctctgtagaccagactggcctcaaactcacagattcacctgcctgtctccccagtgctgggattaaagacatgcaccaccactgcccggctgggttGAGGATTTAATAGTGATTTATAATTACCAGACTCCTTCCCGGTTGAGGAATATAATTTGACTCCTAATCTGGAGAAGCGCTGAAATTCTTGCTTGAACCATATTTAGATAGACTAGAGAGGAATAATTAGCTCCAGCTGGCACATGCCTCCTCAACACCTGCTAAGGCAAGGATTTCCTGAAACACTACAAgttctctttttcaaaaatttttaagtggggtgggggtagagcaGAGGCTGGGTCTTTCATAGGCTAGGCTGACCAAAACTCACTTTACGACCAAGACTGATCTTGAACTGCTGCTCCTTCAGCCTCTATCCCTTAAGGGCTGGATTTTCAGGTagtcaccaccatgcctggctcatgaATTCTCAAATTTTGGTGAAAGACTCAttagtcttgattttttttaacatgctaCAAAACATTTGGAGAAGTTATGACTTAAAATTCCAATGTAAAAGATTTTGTCCATAATCCAATGACcaatataaatttgttttttcaggttttatagaaataaagccatatatatatatatatatatggctttatgtatatataaatatatataagcttatatatacatatagtataactttattatttatttttccatgatATTAATTGAGCtctccattttcctctgctcccctccctgcctctcccctccccctttaaccctctcccaaggtccccatgctcccaatttactcaggagatcttgtctttttctactttctacttcccatgtagattagatctatgtaagtctctcttagtgtcctcattgttatctaagttctctggaattgtggtttgtaggctggctttctttgctttatgtttaaaaaccacttatgagtgaatacatgtgataattgtctttctgtgtctgggttacctcactcaaaataatgctttctagctccatccattttcctgcagatttcaagctgtcgttatgtttttctgctgtgtagtactccattgtgtaaatgtaccacattttttttttttttttatccattcttccatcgaggggcatttaggttgtttccaggttctggctatgacacacaatgttgctatgaacatagttgagcacatgtccttgtggcatgattgagcatcctttggatgtataccccaaagtgatattactgggtcttgaggaaggttgtttcctaattttctgagaaatcaccacactgacatccaaaggggttgtaccagcttgcattcccaccggcaatgcagaagtgttccctttttcccacaacctctccagcataagttgtcatcagtatttttgatcttggccattcttacaggtgtaaaatggaatctcagagttgtttttatttgcacttctctgatgactaaggatgttgaacatttccttatgtgtctatcagccattttagattcctctgttgagagttctctttttaggtctgtactccattttttattggattatgtgatcttttgatgaccaatttctcgagttctttgtatattttggagatcagacctctgtctgatgtggggtaggtgaagatcttttcccattcagtaggctgtcgttttgtcttgttgatcatgtcctttgctttacagaagcttttcatttcaGGATGTCCTatgtattaattgtttctctcagtgtctgtgctgctggggttctatttaggaagtggttccctgtgccaacgcgttcaaatgtacttcccattttctcttctataaggttcagggtggctggatttatgttgaggtctttgatccatttgggctggagttttgtgcatggtgatagatatgggtctattttcatttttctacatgttgatatccagttatgccagcaccacttgttaaatatgctttcttttttccatttgatattttttgcttctttatcaaatatcaggtgttcgaagatgtctggattgatatctgggtcttctattcggttccattggtcctcctgtctgttcttatgccagtaccaggctgttttcagtactgtagctctgtagtagagtttgaagtcagggattgtgatgcctccagaaatttttattaccttttttggttttttgagacagggtttttctgtagctttggagcctgttctggaactagcttttgtagaacaggctgatctcgaactcacagagatccacttgtctttgcctcccaagtgctggaattaaaggtgtgtgccacctccacACAGTGACAATTCCAGTTTAATACATACCAAATTTTCATTATCAATTCATCTGTTGGTGGACAACTAAGTTTGCTATCATGAATGAATCAGCAATAAACATTGGGGTGCAACTAACTATTTCTGTGTTAGGGTGTGTagttctttggatatatgcccagcAGTAAAGTAACTGGGCCATATGGTAGTTTTACTTTTAGCTTTTTTGACAAGTCTCCAAAGTGATTTCCACTGTATTAATTTACACccccaccaacagtgaatgaaAGTTCATTTCTCTCACATCTGCTCCAACATTTGCTATCAGATTTGTTGATGATAGCCATTCAGCCTGGGGTTTGGTAGTATGTCAAAGTAGTTTTCATTGGCATTTCCCTGATATCTAAAACATGGGACACCTAAAAAATAGTCATCaggcatttgtgtttcttttcttttcttttcttttcttttcttttcttttgaaaattaccAGTTCAGTTCATTTACCCACTTGAAGTTTTATCCTGTTGGTATTTACTTTCtgcaattctttttaaattctggatATTGGGTCCCTGTCTGCAGTGTTGCTTCACTCCTGATGTTCTGCCGTCTACATAATCTATTCTGacaaagaaactgtcttctgAGCTTCCCATTTGACTTATTGAACTTTTTAATTCCCAGTATTATTTCAGTTTGACTTTTCTTaagtatttctattttcttttcttttctttccttccttccttccttccttccttccttccttccttccttccttccttccttccttccttcctttcttttggtttttcgagacagggtttctctgtagctttggagcctgtcctggaactagctcctgtagaccaggctggcctcgaactcacagagatccacctgcctctgcctcccgagtgctgggattaaaggcatgcgccaccatcaccaggCTTCCTGTGAGATATTTATCTTGAATTACATCTAAGGTGGTGTCATAATGTATTGTTATTCTGAGACTGGTAATTTTTGGAGGACACATAGTGTCTTGGGTTTTCAAGTCATTTATGATTTGTGTTAGAACTTACACATCTAGAAAAGTTTGTTGactgggtttttaaaaattctttcttcagCAAATGTGTCTGTAATACTTAAGGACTAAGTTGTAGTACAGTTGTGGTTTCCTTTTCCAATAGACTGAAATAAAGCATAAATCTAATTAATCTGTCTCCTTTCTGCCTCCAAAAACATTGAGATCCTGTCTACATCCCCCTGTATTacttcctatctccacctcccaagtgctgggattaaaggcatgagccaccattgcccagtttctatggctaACTGGTGCCTAACTCCTCCCCCTGATCTccaggcaaactttttttttgtcagaacacaaacaaaatatcacacaacacggATGCATCAGTGACTCTTCTATTGCTGTTATAGAATGCCAtgacaaaggcaatttatagacgGAAGGATTTAGgtcgggcaatggtggcacacacctttaaccccagcacttgggaggggaggcagaggcaggtgaatctctgtgagttcgaggtcagcctggtctacagagtgagttccaggacagccaaggccacactgagaaatcctgtctcaacacacacaaaagaagggaaggatttatttggaaTTATGGCTCCTAATCCCAAAGTGGAAAGAGTCCATTACTattatggcagcaggcaggcatctTTTCATGAACAGCAAACTGAGAGCAGCCGCAAGAGAAATGTACCTACTATACCACCTTAACCAAGTGAGGAAGATTAAAGTTATATGTGATATTTTGTACTCCCAGATTTGGTGTGTTGAGTATAATACGTCACATCTCAGATATTGCCTCTCAAAACCCCATGACCCAGGTCTAATAAGAAGATAAACAACAATGCCCATGCTCCTCAAGGTTGCTGGGGATATGAAATATGTGGACACATACCTGTAACATGGCATTCTGGGATACCAACTCAGAAGGATTGGCAATTAGTATGTATTTGAACTCATTCTGCTCCAACATTTGCTATCAGATTTGTTGATGATAGCCATTCAGCCTGGGCTTTGGTAGTATGTcaaagtagttttcttttttttttttaattaaaatttccacctgctccaaagtagttttcatttgcatttccctgatagctaaaaCATGAGACACCTAAAAAATAGTCATCAGACACTTTTCTGGGAGACCAACGCAGAAGGATTGGCAAGTCTAGTTTGCATAGTATGActcaagaaggaagagaaaaagaaagggggaggaagaggaggagcactATTGGCAGTTAGGATCTTAGTCTTGCATGTCTTGAAACAATTTAGCAGGGAGTGCCCACAACTCTCCCCAATTATACTATGTAGAGATCTGTCCTAGCTTGCTTTCTGGTGCTGTATGAAAATATTCTCACCAAAATGCCTTTGGGGAAAGAAGGGTTAATTTCAGTTTGCATTTCCAGGTAATGATCCTTTACTGAGgggagtcagggaaggaactcaaagcagggATCTGGAGaagaaaccatgaaggaaaactgcttactggcttgccacCTGGCTCATGTCTAtcgatggtgccacccacagtgtgcTTGGTCATAGCAATCAGTTAAGACAATCTCCCAAAATCTTGGCCTCAGGCCAAAACTGATATGGGCAATTCTTTACTTGGGGTATCCTCTTCCAGGATTACATGAATTGGCAGTAAAAAAACAACTGGGACAAtacccaaaataaacaaaaagatgcATCCATGTAAAAAATTGTGCACATATATCTGTTCCTTCATCATTCATAACACTAGAAACAACCCATGTGTTTACCATTGAATGCATGACTAAATAAGACAAATACTTTTCACAACTTATGGGATGAagtactgagttttttttttttcaagacagagtttctctgtggctttggagcctggcctggaactagttcttatagaccaggctggcctccaactcacagagattgtcttcctgcatctgcttcccgagtgctgggattaaagacatgcacattttaaactaattttccaaaaagtcaatgaaatgattcctaatgatattctactatacttATAGATCGGTGCCTAGTCCATTTGTTGTACAGATCTGTCCCagcttactttctttttttttttttttttttttttccgggaatctgatgtcctcttgtggcctctgtgggcccCACACAAGCAagcagtacacagacatatatgaaaacaaaacacgcatacacataaaatgctcctttaattttttaaataggcACAAAATTTGAACAGACATTACCCCCAATGAAGATACCGGCAGTTACAAGCATAAAATATCCATTGACTGGacagaaatgtaaaacaaaattacaatAGAATCCATTTCACACCGACTATAATTCCTATGGACAAAAAGATGGATCATTGCCACCCAGCGTCAGAGTCCGAGCTGATAAAATGAAACACTGCAGAATAAGTAGCCCAGGAGCAATTCCATCTCCTTCTGTCGCCTCGCATGGCAGAAGGGGCCATGGGATCTCTTTTACAAGATGGGAAATCCAACCGTGAGGGGTTTTCCCTCCTGACGTAATTTTGAAGAAACCCACCTCTTAACACCACCACCCATATCAAACACTGACGCTGTGTGACCAGCAGTGCCGTCCCCAGGTGTATACCCAAAAGAATCGAAAACAAAAAACTCACGTCTATACaagaatgtgcacatgtgtttttatgtttttttatcttaaattaatttatttaattattaaagatttctgcctcttccccgccaccacctcccattccctccccctcccccaatcaagtcttccttcctcctcagcccaaagagcaagcaggtttctctgccctgtgggaggtccaaggaccacccacctccatccaggtctattaaggtgagcatccaaactacctgggctcccacaaagccattacctgcaataggatcaagaacccattgccattgttcttcagttctcagtagtcctcattgtccattatgttcagcgagaccggttttgtcccatgctttttcagtccccggccagctggccttggtgagttcccgatagaacatccccattgcctcagtgtgtgggtgcacccctcgcagtcctgagttccttgctcgtgc
The sequence above is a segment of the Chionomys nivalis chromosome X, mChiNiv1.1, whole genome shotgun sequence genome. Coding sequences within it:
- the Bex4 gene encoding protein BEX4; amino-acid sequence: MASKEQQVLKDLAVQNDERDHAGRKASKQREEEELQLLEEVKNKKSGGNVRMGLVRRLVPNFRWAIPNRRVEHNEGGEDAGKFVGQVMEIKKKTREQQMRPYGRFQTPEPDNHYDFCLIP